Genomic segment of Octadecabacter arcticus 238:
TGATGCGAGGCACCGCGTAGTCCTTGCAGCCTATGCGTGCCGCGATTTCGAGCGTGTAGTCGATCCAGACTTGGAGTGGGAAAGTGCTCCAGAGAATATTATCGCTCTGGTCAATGCGAAGGCCTCGAAGATCCGCTCCGACGTCGACATGGTCCTTGCCCAGACTAAAATGGACGGATGACCGCTCGGGAAAGGCCACGCGAAAGCCTACCGTCTTCGTATACTTAATCGGCGACTTTTCCTGAACCCTTTGGTAATGCTCGGGCTGCATTCCATTGCGGTCAGCGATCCGCTCCACCTACCAAGCCACAAATTCGCGGGTGGACCGGTTCCGCCGCTGCTCGGTTGGTACAATCAGATGAAGCAAGAGTTCGTCAGCGCACGCCTGCTTTATCACCAGGCGATGGAGGCAGAGCCGCTTGACGACCGCCCCCCACACTTTGCCGACGATGAGGTGCGTCTCTACGATACACTCGACTATCCAGTGTTCTCGATCGGCGCGGAATGGCTGCGGCTCGCGTTCCGCACGGCTTATGGCCTGCTCGACAAGATTGCGGGGTTTGTGAACTTGTATTTCGAACTCGGGCACAATTTGAAACAAGTTGATCTTCGCGGCGTCTGATACGCCACCCCCCGCAAGCGAAGCGCGCTTCATCCGAAGATCGCCGATTGTCAGAATCTCGCGCTTCGCGGCCTCTACTGGCTATCGTTCGATATTGTTGGAGAGACCAAGGGATCTGCGGATGGATTGGATGACGCGCTAGCACCCGAAGCCGCCCACCTAAAAGCTTTGCGCAATGCGCTCGAGCATCGCTGCCTCGTACTGACGACGGAGACGTTCGGAGCGCGCAACGACGACGGCATTGAACGCGAGGGCATCACTGCGTTCCAGCACAATACGGAGCGGATGCTCGAACTTGTCCACGAGGCACTTATTTTACTATCGCTCGCGATGCACGAAGAGGAGATGCGGAAGCTGCGAGATCGAAGCGACGACGCCCTTGTCTTTGAGACAAGGTTGACAAACTATAAGCGCGCTTGGAGCAATATCTGAGTCAGGCTTTGAGCGACTGTCCCCAGAACGTATGTCTGATCAAAACCGACCCTCGTGTACCGCGAAGCGCAAGCCCTGTTCGCACGGCCATGCCCGCTCACGATCACTTGTTTCACGTTTGCAAGGTTTTAGCCCGTGAGGCGCTTTCGTTCATGCACCTCATATGGCGAAATTGATGAATTGCCCAATGTGGGAGAACTAAATCTGCTTTCTGGATGATATCGCCAGAAATTGCTCAATCGGCTAGTCGACCCAGTGAGGGACAGACCAAAGGTGGCCTAAAGGGTGGACCACGCCGAGGATGGATTGCCTACCACCCTGAAGTATATAAGTAATTTATAAATTAGTGGTGCACCCGAGAGGATTCGAACCTCTGACCCCCTGATTCGTAGTCAGGTACTCTATCCAGCTGAGCTACGGGTGCATTAAGGGCGACTTAGCGATCATGTCTTGGCTTTGCAAGAGACAAATCTAAACGATTGTGGGCGAGAGGGTCAGGTCGGATTTCGGCAGGCTGATGACAAAGCGCGTGCCCCTCTCATCAGTGCGGTCAAGATCAAGCCGGCCGCCATGTCCGCGCACCAATTCCGCGGCAATAGCCAATCCCAAACCGGACCCACCAGAGGTTGTGCCTCCCTGAAAGGCCTTAAATAGATGCTCCTGCGCAGCCTTGGGCAAACCCGGACCAGTATCCGTGACCGCGATCTGCCAGAACGTGTCATTTTCTGAACCAACAACGCTAATCTCACCTGGCTTACCGCTCGCGACAATCGCTTGGCGGGCGTTGCGCACAAGGTTACCGATGACGCGATAAAGTTGTTCCGCGTCGGCACGCACGTTCATGCCCATCGGGATGTCTTCGGAAAACGACATGTCGTGGTCGCCGACGGCCAACCGTTCACCTGCAATCACATCATCCACGGTTTCTGCCAGCGACATCCGCGTCAGCCGCGGTGCGGGTTCTTCTGCGCGCCCAAATGTCAGCGTGCTTTCACACAAGTTCACCGCACGGGTGATGGAATTCACCAGTTTCGGGGCAAGCCTGCGAACTGTCGGATCTTCTGAGGCATCTATACGATCCGTAAACAGCACAGCAGACGTCAAGATATTGCGCAGATCGTGGCTGATTTTACTGACCGCACCACCCAATTGCGCGAGCCGTTCTTTCTGTTTTAGCGCGCCCGTCAGTTGGGTTTGCAGGCTCGCCAAGGCTTCTTCGGCCTCGCGTAGTTCGGTCACGCCAGCGTTCGGCATGATAATCAGTCGCGCGTCTTCGGGTGCCTTGGCGTAGGCCTGCATGTGATCCACAACGCCCTTGATCGGCTTCACGATAAAGCGGCGCACAGCCAAAAATAACAGACCAGCTGTCACAATCGAAATTATCGCCGAAAGAATGAGGATGTGGATGCCATAGTCGATCAGTGCTTCCCTTAATGGCGCAGATGGCAGAGTAATTTCAATCAACGTGCCGCCATCTTGCACGGGATTGCCAATGACACGAAACACCCGTTCCTCTGTGTCCCAAAGTCCAATCATTGCATCGCGGATGAGCATCCAAGCAGGTGGGTCGCGCATATCGAACGTCTTATGGATCGGCGCGGGGATCGGCGATGACAGGATCAACTGGCGGACTTCGTCGCGGCGCAGCACCACGTTATAAACGCCTGCGTTCTTCAGCAGCTCGGACTCAAGTTCTGGCATGATCATATCGTCGGCCAGTAACGTCAGCGACGCAATCTGCGCCCGTTCAAGCCGGTTAAGGAAATAGTCTTCGCGAAAACGCGCAACGGACGGCACAAAGATCAACAGCTCAGCAATCAACACGAACACCGTCGTGAGGATCAAAAAGCGCCCTGAGAGGGAATTTAGCATTCTGCCGTCCGTTTCTGTTCAGGTCTTAAGGCAGCCAGCGCTGCACCAAT
This window contains:
- a CDS encoding sensor histidine kinase translates to MLNSLSGRFLILTTVFVLIAELLIFVPSVARFREDYFLNRLERAQIASLTLLADDMIMPELESELLKNAGVYNVVLRRDEVRQLILSSPIPAPIHKTFDMRDPPAWMLIRDAMIGLWDTEERVFRVIGNPVQDGGTLIEITLPSAPLREALIDYGIHILILSAIISIVTAGLLFLAVRRFIVKPIKGVVDHMQAYAKAPEDARLIIMPNAGVTELREAEEALASLQTQLTGALKQKERLAQLGGAVSKISHDLRNILTSAVLFTDRIDASEDPTVRRLAPKLVNSITRAVNLCESTLTFGRAEEPAPRLTRMSLAETVDDVIAGERLAVGDHDMSFSEDIPMGMNVRADAEQLYRVIGNLVRNARQAIVASGKPGEISVVGSENDTFWQIAVTDTGPGLPKAAQEHLFKAFQGGTTSGGSGLGLAIAAELVRGHGGRLDLDRTDERGTRFVISLPKSDLTLSPTIV